aggtgactgagtTGGggcggccaataaagagcaaggaacagaggaagcagaagatgagggagatgagcaggatgtagctgagagcctggttattagccttgacaatgggggtgttgtgatgtttcacaaagaccccaagaacaactgctgtgagtgtagataaaccgAGAGCCACGCTTGCCAAGGCaatccccaagggctctccataagccaggaaacttacagctcttaggaggcactggtttctctctgtgttggaATACTGATGATCTgtacacttcacacactgctccatatctGGTGAGAAGTGTGGTCTATCATTAGTTCTTGTttagttccattcattttttcaaaaaaattaagaaattgttTAGGTAGATGTAATCCTAACACATTAACATTTCCTATCATAAATGTACTTTCATTTTCTACATCAAAACCTTCTAACTTTCCATATTCTTCTTTATGTAAactattttttcaactttttatttcctcttcagtaacCACATGTATCAACAATGTGCCAATTCTGACAGGCTAATATTGTAACACCCTTTGTTTTAATACTTTTGTCACTCTTTTTAGCAGTTAGCAGTGCGCACAGTTCCGTAACCCTATAGAAAATTGTGAATGACACGGCATAAATTTTCATACATGTCTTTTTCTAACACTGTTAATCTCTGTGGCTCATACTTGCAGTCCTACTCATCTGTGAAGtaatggaacagagaaaacaatctTTGATTCTCCAAAGCCATGGTATGTACAACACTCAGTCTCACTTCTTAAACCGATTCCATCTTTCTGAACACTTTCTCTGTTGCAGGACCAGTTCTCTGTACTATGAAATAAAAGTGTGCAAAATCAGTGTTTTCTGTGCGAACAAAATGTATCTATTATGGTAAACACGCTCCTGAATATGATGTGCTTAATTTTTTGTTAGAGTTTTAAACTTAGTGATTAATGACAAGAAGGATTTCCTGTAGATAAGTTTGCCTGCATAGactagaaaatattaataaaatatttttttttcaaatcgtGAACTGTGGTATTTAAACTAGGAATGCCATCAGTTCTCACAGTTAAATTAACAGGGCAAAGGAATATGGGCTCTGTAATCTTAATATACAACTTTTGCATTGACTTTATTGGATTGTGGAAATCTAGGGAGAGATGAAGAAATTCTCCCAAAATCATGGGCTTACCTGTACCATTAGCAATCTCATTCTCTGggcaaggggtacaatcaaagcaacagacagcctccccctcctgaggagatttcctatatccaggaccacagctctcactgcagacagaatgaGGAGTCTGAGGGAAATCATATACTTGTCAGTAACTATTCAGATTTTACCTAACACTCTAAAACCTTCAGTATTTTAAGACTTAAGTTATTAATCAATATTTCCTTGCAAGTAAGTCTAGTAACTGAAGACAGTTACTGACTTTATATGCTATGAGTTATTGAGTAATGTGGGAACTTTTAAAGGTAGAAATTAATGGTGAGAAGGTTAAGTCCTAGTTTCCTGCCCTATGGAATTGTATTGAATTCATGTCATTATATGTTGTCTCACCTGTGGCATggtaaagagaagagaggaggaatccTTTTCAAACCTCTAAATGATGTAAAGTACAGCACAAATCTCCCTTTTGTAAGGTTATGTGAACTGCAGGCCCATCCTATTTCCCTCTTCATTTTCCAGTAGCAATGAGAAGAGAATCTTCTTTTCACCAAGGCCCCTTCAATGGTACCTCTAACCACAGATGCTTAAATAGTAGGCCAACTAACCAATGAATGAAACTGACACAGAAGGGAACAAAATCAACTTTCACCCACATAAAGTGATTCCTCAGGTACTTTGTCACAATATTAGAACCCcgctaaatttatattttaagacaaTATTGTAAATCAACATTTTGAAACacacttatttttttgttctgaTCCTTGAGTTTTAAGTCAAAGACTGGGCACGGTTCTTAAGCACTTtttactcaagattagcactGTAGTACTTGAGCCACCGTTCAACTTTCagattttggtggtgaattgagataagagtgtcataaacttttctgcctttttgagatttttcctgacctgtaatcttagatcaGAGAACATTagagttctgagtagctaggagggcaGATATGATCACAAGCACCTATCCTTATTAAGTTATTATGTTCCTTTTCTATTCGAGAGTCACTCAATAAAATTGTTAGGTTGGAAATAATTAAATGTTTGATACATAGGATACAAATTTCTAGGTGTACATGTACCAaacctaaggcttgaattcaggaaatGAGTATTGTATCTGAGCTTAATTGCTTAAGTCAAGCAATTCACAACTTGAAcaagagctccacttccatcgtTATTacaggttaataggagataagtgtcCTAAAGACTCTCATGCTTGGTCTGACTCCAAACCATGATATTCACATTTCAGCCATCTCAGTAAGTATGGTTACAGGAGAATGTTGCTAGCACCAACCCAGATAAACAATTTAGTGTTGAATTTTGCTTACCTGTACGTTTTTCCATCATTATGTTTAGATCCAActcacctctgtagttcctatggcccactgCACCATATCTTCCGATAAAGACAGCTGATGGCCATGTAGAGCATATGGAGAAAACGTTCCTATTTTCACCTCAAGttgaagaccttctggaaaattccaaatgttcacaatgtcatactctgcctcaaaTTTCCTTCTCTCATCCCAAATCACTTGGTCTCCAGCAGCATTGTTAAATTGGATATTCTTCAGGAAAGCATGCAGCTAAAAGAGATGCATCATCTTATGGTGAGGTCTATTCTAGATCTAAGACAGAAAACTTGAACTAAGAAAAACTCCTCATTGCATTTAATATCACATTCAGAATTAAGGCTTACAACAGACATCTAATAAGGTATCCCATAAGAAAAActatggaggaataaaaatattatttcttaaccTTGGTCACTCAGAAAGGAGTTAGAAGGCTTCTTCTTAAGGGAAACTAATTCTACATATAGTCATGAATGAAACAATTCTAAGTTGCCTACCTGCAGTTTGCCACAGCCATAAATTTTATGATTGTGTATCAATTGAGCTTgctaaaatttcaaaacaaaaggtAGAATTATCctagatcactttttttttttttttttgccagtcctgggccttggactcagggcctgagcactgtccctggcttcttcccgctcaaggctagcactctgccacttgagccacagcgccgcttctggcagttttctgtatatgtggtgctggggaatcgaacctagggcctcgtgtatccgaggcaggcactcttgccactaggctatatcctcagccccctagATCACTTTTGAAAAATGGATAATTTTGCTCAGCAGAACATCCTTTGCTACTTCTTAAGAAATTAAAAGGGGAAAGATGAATTAACAGTTTTCAGGACATTAGCTATGATCATGGTGAAGTTATCTGCAACTAAGAATTTATAAAAGCAGAAtacatatgtttctttttattgacCTGCTTGTGTGTAAGGTCATATGAACACATATGTAGAGCACATCACAGAtaattaatcagctataatgtcttGGATTTTTGAAACATACTTGAAACATTGCATTTCATACAGTGAGCAACCTCTCTAAGGAGTGACTGTGCTCATGATGTATGCCATCCAAGAGTGAagaccttacctgtgcaggggaaggcagtgTCCCTTTTCGGTTTCCCATGGTTTGCATTTCCgtttgatgaagaagcatatcatggagagcctgggccacagaatACACAGCATTGTGTATATTGTAACTGTTTCCAGACATAGTTAAGTCATAATTATGCCTAggtaaccaatccaaggaggcatcatgaggacagttctcccatgttacacagtcagattcAGAAATGgaacaattaaaagagagaaaccacagtcgagcaaggaaaaagtcttctgggtatttggaagggctaactgccttgacaaaatctgtgaatccagaaacatatgGATGATGATGTGAGAAAATCAGAGGTACATGGAAGGATCCTAGcaggaaatatttctttctgagggttaactcccactgtgagttcaataTACAGACTTTGCCCTTTATTAACACTTGTTCAACCCATTTCATTAAATCTAGTAGGGATTCATCATCACCGTATATGATGAGAATGTTTgatgaagatttattaatctggttataaaGGGACATGATTTTGAGTGCATATGATATGGCATTGGTTGGAATcactagctcaaaggctatacaaactctgctcttggccatttcttttttcaattcaggaagaatccacaaaccattctcatCTTCTAAGGTGAACATTCCTACCCAGTTCCagttgaagtgaagcagtaaggagaccatggcagtggccattgatgtgtcctttggggccatctgatagagagcagggaacttgttaCGGTCATTCAGGGcatgatcaaaaggcccaaaggtaagctaaagagaatgaaaattagacagcccatgaatgagaatattaccatctatcacaatctCTGTATTGAAGTGTATTAACTAAGTAACCAGTAAAATTAGATGGAAAGTCATTTTTTATcaaaaattttccattttttaaattgtttttcttttaatcgtttttaattgttttcaaatattttaatagttGTGCAATATATCAATGTACTCATAAAATACCTTTGATCTTTGTCATTTCTGTCTATAACTCCTATCTTTACCATCCACACCCATTCCAACTTTCCTAAGTCCATTTTTATAACTTCATGTTGAATATTATGTTTCATTTCCTACCCAACTTCTTCAACTCCCCTTTCCTCTGCTctgttaaatataaaatatatattatatattaaattatatataatatattatattatatatgtatatatatcaccttCCAACAAAATAGGTTTCAGCTTTCCATCGTTCATTTATTTGTATACTGTCTGTTACTTGGTCAGCCATATTACACCTTGGGATTCCACCCTATATAAACAATCAACTAGTCAGATGgatcatgcatatacacacatggcTTTTTATGTATGGACTTTTAAAGTATGGACTTATTTCATATTTTGTAGTCATATTTTAGCCCtaactttcatatatgagaggacacatgtcctctctctttctgaacctgacttcattcaacataatgtcttgcatgagtgtgtgtgtgtgtgtgtgtgtgtgtgtgtgtgtgtgtacaagacaGCTAGTAGAGTacaatgaactcagggtctcatgcactAGGTtgattttttccctcaaggctagcactctgccaatggagccacacattcacttcctgcttttggctggctaacTAGACATAAAAGGTTTGTGAGTAactgggaatacaggtgtgaactaGCAGCAGATTGGTCAACATATCtccacactttaaaatcatttcctatttcttgcttCAAAAAATACCTTTAGTctgctcttaatttttttatccTCTTTGCTCACATAGAACTATAAATATCCAATTATTTGGAACTCATTTTTTTGATATCACAGTTAATTAGGCTCACACATCCAGTATCTTCCTATTATTCTTTTCTATCACTTGAAAATGGCAcaaaattagacatttatttaataaccCCCACTTTCCCACCCTCACCTGTGGATACCTGTAGAGGCTCAGCAACATTCCAATCTGGgaagatgttaatcctgatggtcccGTAATCACTGCTATTGATTTTATGTCTCTCATACAAGAGTAATTTGgactcttgtacttcccaaagaggcaagtgaagtgatttttaaatgctagccaatcTCCAAATtgaacatcatagatatcaaatcccagagacaagttgtgtaaaagatgagaatttttgttgattccttcaacagcaaaagccaaggctaaaacaaactggtagtttttgaagataaacctaaataatgagcatagaaatttagGAGGAGTAATTCAAAACATATGACATTAATGGATTGaatattgcttatttatttttttggccagggaaTAGTTTAAAACATTACACTATCTTAAATGAGTTAGTACTTGGATAGTGGaccatatctgacatgaaataatgacaCAGTGGTTAGTTTGATACAGTAACTTCTTATCTACagtaaaagacagagagaaaaagagagagagaggagagagagagatacaatgTGTGTATGGATAGGTGTcagtgtcctggagcttgaaatcaaagcGTGGACactttccttgaacttttttgctcaagggaagcattctgttacttgagccaaagctccacttccagcttttggatggaTAGTTGGTGATAAAATTCTCAAGGAcattcatgtccaggctggcttcaaccctcaattctcagatatcagtcttTTGCATAcagaggattacagtcatgagtcaccagactacaataagaattttaatcaatttcctcaaaatatgtgtcacaaaattttttttcagaccactggccagtagagaaggaaaggtttctgtaacctTTTGGTACAGAATTCGTGCCGCTGACTCAGGTTGTCtctaataacatcacttcattatcaaccatgatagctgTAATGCAGGAGATATAGGGATGTTGGAATAAAGTGAACAACTTACCCCCTGGAAAGGAAAAGCTACACTGAATGACACAAGTGTCTTCTACTGACAGGCAGAAAGTCACTCAGGAGTATGTGCAAGATAGAGCAATGAAACTAAACTGCTTCAGGTACACTAGGGATGGCAGTCAGAatagaaaagacaaaggataTTGTTTTTCACACCCAAGTTCCCTCAGCCattgccaatcctgaaaacaaagcagtaaatgaaaatagaatgataagttACTTACGGAttactgtcttctttcctggaacCATCACTGTTATTGTcatctgttcctaaagtgtagagagggaaaaatccagcaatcagcacatctccatccatgtgtgctcggtgcttcattgtagaaaagcagccactgccagccaaggacttgacaggaaggggaagctggagaagaatgagtatgaagatcaaagggcacattcttgaagcatctgccaagctgaaattcttcCTGGAAATGAAGGTTGCAGTGCCAAGTATGTATACTCATATAcgtttgtatgtatgcatatgtgtctttttattggcagagGTTTACACTGTAGCCCATGTTCTTTCATGGATGCCTCTTGTGCATCCCcagggaagaatgtgtaaaactcttcccTGAGGCCCTGAATCTGAGGCtttgcatccaggagaaaaacaagattgaaaacatgttttcctgtttttctttttaaccacagGTGCTATGATGTTTCCAAGACCACAGATACTGAAGCCCCAGAGATGAAAGTTATATTTGGTCCACCATCTGTGTCAAGATAGTAATTGCATGAAAGCCGTTTGGGAAGATGCCACTAGATTGCCTCAGAGGATAATATTTGCATGTGAACTGTGAAATGCCAAGAAAAATTTCTAGGCCATTGAGATGTCCACCAAACATGAGAGCACCATACCCATAGGGTCAATTCACATACCCAATATCCATTAGAGCCACAGAGCATTGCTGGCTGATGCAAGCAGGTTTCAGCAAGTATTCCATATACAGTGGCCTctacaaatgtactcatttagtATTACCTAAGGAAGCTATGATGCTGCTGAAGTGTATAATCATTCAATGCCAAAACTTAGTTTCACGATTAcattctgaactttcaccttcaaacgggtttaaatttttttcgaaactttcaaatataaatcaggttattttcatgatgcacctgtctgagaacatgtggtaaTATATCTCATTCTTCTCTATCATAAGCCTTGGTCAATACAGAAAACAACTCTATATTTACTCTTATCACAATACATCAAAATTTCATGAAGAGACCTCATTGGCCCCAGAGAACAAggccattgtatgtcattttcaacaaagtagccattttcacaatattgtttAGGGCTATCCGTGAACATGAAAGGATGAAAGGTCTTTACATTTTCTGCTATTTGTGATGATTTTGTTCAGACTTCTTTAGTTTTCACTATAAAGCTCTTATATCTCTTTGTTTGGGTTAGTTcataggtttttgggtttttttgttttttttttttgaagccatTCAAAATGGacttgttttcatgatttccctttcaGCTTGTACACTGCTAGTGTatggaaaggctactgattttgtgagttgattttgtattctgcttcTTTGCCAAAGTGGTCGATCAATTCTAAGCTCTTGGCTCTTCAACATGGAGCTTTTTGGGTCTTTGAAGAATAAGATCATGTTgtttgcaaatagggatagttaaatttcttctttccctatgagaatctttttaatgtgtattttctttcctgatttctatgagtaggaattccagaactatattgaagaggagtggagagagttcatatcctttcctcttcctgattttaggggaaatatttttagttttacctcattcagtatgatattggctgttgATGGGTCATTTATAACTTTACTATTTTAAGGAACGTTCCTTCTATCTATagcctctccaaagcttttaacataaattgatgtgttttttcagtctttttctacACTTATTCAAAGGATCACATGGTTTATGTGTGTGGCTCTGTGGGTatcatgaaatatatttattgatttatgtatcttaaaccagccttgcatcaatgggatgaagcctacttggccataataaattattttcatttgtttctggttCTATTGGGTATTATCTCATTGGAGAGCTTTGCATATGTGTTCATCAGAGGAGTTattctgtagttatttttatatttggcccttacctgatttggggatgtGTGTAATGGCTTCATAGAATGGGATTGGAATTGCTCCATCTGTTTCCAATTCATGGAAATGcttgagaaatattagtgctactttgtctttaaaagacttaTAGAATTGAGCTGTAACACCATTCGATCTTGAGCTTTTCCTTGATGGAAGACTTCTGGTTACTTCCTCAGTCtcttatcttttgtcttgtatatttcTTCTTAGATGCTGTTCTTTATGGTTCTCTGAAGagtgagtttttttctctcttgagatTGGCAAGTTTTAAGTTATtactttattgaatttattttccttacaaaatttattttaaaggttatgtacagaggggttatagatacATAAGTAAGGTCATGAGTCATTTTTTGAACAGTTCTTTCTCTTATTTACACTCATTTCCCCTGCCCTCCATGACCCCCatacccccaagttgtaaagtttgtttCCAATATAGACTCTGGTATTGTTGGTTCATTGTTtcatcctttgtttcaccatttctgtgagtCTACTTCTCAAAATCAGAGAAAGttatacacaagacaaaagatacagaaattgaAATTAGTgacaacagaaaataaaccaaatgaacaaaataaaggaaagaattagCTACAAACAATATACTAAAAGAATAATCctgttgcttccatttcttggagtgcatttcaataagcatcatgttatatactcatatgcacataactatagaactattatcaccaatgagggaaatcacgcagcctatgtttctttgggtttggcttgcttcacttaatatacttttatcccagtctttccatttccttataaatggtgcAATAGCATTAtttctgttggaagcatagaattccattgttgtaTATATATCGCATTTTCTTGAATCATTTATTTACCACTACCGATGGACATCTGGGctaattccatatcttagctctggtaaataatgcaacaatgaatatgattgtgctgtagctttagtgtggccttgtttatagGCTTTGGTGTGTATTTCCAGGAAGGGGATGGCTGGgaaatagggaagctctatgtttattctttgatgaacctccatcctgctttcctAAGTAACTGAATAACTTTattttcccatcaacaatgtagtaatGTTCCCcttgggccacatccctgccaacattttgtATTATTAGTTTAATTGATATTGGCCCTTCTAACTGGATTGAGGTGAAATCccggtgttgttttgatttgcatttctttctgacCAGAGATTTTTAACATCACTtcgtgtgtctattggccattgttTTTACTtcctctgagaaatctctctaagtctttagcccatttattcgTGGGGTTATTGAGTTTTTGTGGGTCCATGTGCACACTGAACTTCTGTGACACGAACACCATCGATGACTATTTCTGTGACATGCTCTCTTGCTAAAGATGTCTTGCAGCAGCACTTAGGTCAAAGTTCCATGGTATGCATTGTGCTGGGGACAATATTCCTCTGTCCATTCTCATCATCCTCATCAATTAGGGCTTCACTCTTTCCAGCCACTTCTACAGTAGCTCCTCTAAATTCAGATCTAAATCTTGAACACCTGTGTTGCCTACATAATTGCTGTTTTCCTGTTCTCTGGAACAGGTACATTTGTATATGTCACTCACGCTCTATACAAATGAGTGAGgaaatctcctctttcttttatcccATTGTAATTCATATGAGGAAAATTTTAACCCACATTTTCAGAAATCAAGTTGTCAATGTTATGGTGAGAAAAACACTGATTAGGAAAGAGTTTTCATCAGGAAGTATCTGCAGTTACAGATATAAAATCTATTTTCTTGTCAGTTGAATTGgaaataccatttttttcttattatagtaATGATGACTTGAATATCCACTTAAGGTGTTTTGCCAATTTTTATCTATAGTGTATTTCTTTTCACCCATTTAACAAATatctataaagaaaaatttttatcCCTCATTTATTGACATTGTAGCTTTTTATTCTGAAGGAAATGATCTTATAATCAAATAACTTTAGGATGAACTTGTTTCTTACAAAGGCTTGCAGTACTTTATTTCAATTTGTTAttgtcatttggaaaaataagcAATTTCTTTCTACTCTTTGCTTTACATCCTCCATTTAGAAGGAATATGACTATACTTTAACACCAGTAATTCATAAATATGGAAAGTCTGACCTGCAAACCACTATGTGCTTTAGGCATTGTCCAGCATTAAAATTCTTTGGgcaaaatttttatatttatctgtATACATgaaaatgcacacacatacacacacacacacacacatacacgaaagGAGGCATTTAGCAAGAGAGGTATCATGATGGGTTTCAGAAGCCATGTCAGCAACTGCTGAGAATATGATGAACTTGCATACATCAGCTTCCCAGGTAACAGGGATTACCAACCTAATTCACCTGGCTAATTTTCAGCTTTGTAATAAAAAACCGAAGACTGAATTCTGGGGTTGTGGGAATTGTTTTGCATTTTAATTGGTGGTGGGTACCCAACCCCACACACTTGTCACAACTAATCAAATTTTGCACCAAAGGCAACCAAGTTTTATCATGTGTGCATTTTAAATAGCAATAAGTAAACAGCAAAGTAAAAAGGGTGCTTATGTTCTGAGTGTTTTTGTCTTAACCCTCTTCTTTATTGAAACCATTTTCACACCCTtttcaatgaaattctatgcaacacacacacacacacagagtatagttttaaaaattgcattttacATAATGGTTGTATTTTATCAATTGTATAGTGTAGGACCTTCTTCATCTTTCTAAAAGTTAAGGCTTACATTTTATATGCAAGCTATTCTTGTCTCAAAAGAtcaggaaatattttatattatttttccaaaattacTACATCTCAACCAGTACCAATTACCTTTCAACTCCACTGGTTCAACAGTTTTTCTCTTTCCCAACAAATGAGCTATCAAATGGCTTTCCAGGACTGCAAAAATGTAACTAAAAAATCTTAGGAAAATTCAAGTATCATCTATAAATAAAGCACTAGTTCTAAAATAGAAGTCACCTTTAATTAAGTAAAACGCATAAAATGGCATAGGCATTAAGAAGACTTGAAAGTGGTAGACATGAAAGCAAGAGAATATGTTTATTCTAAGAATTGTACTTAAGCAACAGTGTGGCTTAAGTACAATTCAATATCATGGAccacaataaatatatattgacaATTACATGTTGTTTTTACTTCACAAATTAAATACGAATTTTCTAACAAAAACCTTTAATATACAGTATTTACAGTTGGATTGTATttaatgatatatatgatatatattgtatatataatatataatatatatattatatatatataatgaaatactgGCATTTGACTGTTTCATATTCTTGCCCAGGGGAAGACAGAGAAGCAATGGAACTTCTGTCTCACATTTCCTTTTAAGCACCATATGTGAGATTTCTTcagaattgctatttttttttactgtcaaaaCATTAATTGCTTTATAAGATAAAGCCcattattaaaacaataaaagaacaaatacacCCTTTCTTGGTAATCTTAGACATGCAAAATAGTTTTTAATAATAGAAATTGTGCTAATGGCTAGGAATCACAGAAAACTTACTGTTAAAATGAGTGTAAACACAGCACCCCCTAAATTTCTCTCCAGAAAGTCAAAATGATATAAGATTAAAACCCTGCGAGTAATATGTGAAAATTATAAGTTCTCTGTACTATGATTTCAGGTGCAAAATGTTTTAGTTTCAGATCAAATCTTCTTTCTTTGTaaagtttttctcaaggctgtttTAAGATCCTTGTTTCT
The DNA window shown above is from Perognathus longimembris pacificus isolate PPM17 chromosome 18, ASM2315922v1, whole genome shotgun sequence and carries:
- the LOC125367019 gene encoding vomeronasal type-2 receptor 116-like, with protein sequence YQFVLALAFAVEGINKNSHLLHNLSLGFDIYDVQFGDWLAFKNHFTCLFGKYKSPNYSCMRDIKSIAVITGPSGLTSSQIGMLLSLYRYPQLTFGPFDHALNDRNKFPALYQMAPKDTSMATAMVSLLLHFNWNWVGMFTLEDENGLWILPELKKEMAKSRVCIAFELVIPTNAISYALKIMSLYNQINKSSSNILIIYGDDESLLDLMKWVEQVLIKGKVCILNSQWELTLRKKYFLLGSFHVPLIFSHHHPYVSGFTDFVKAVSPSKYPEDFFLARLWFLSFNCSISESDCVTWENCPHDASLDWLPRHNYDLTMSGNSYNIHNAVYSVAQALHDMLLHQTEMQTMGNRKGTLPSPAQLHAFLKNIQFNNAAGDQVIWDERRKFEAEYDIVNIWNFPEGLQLEVKIGTFSPYALHGHQLSLSEDMVQWAIGTTETPHSVCSESCGPGYRKSPQEGEAVCCFDCTPCPENEIANGTDMEQCVKCTDHQYSNTERNQCLLRAVSFLAYGEPLGIALASVALGLSTLTAVVLGVFVKHHNTPIVKANNQALSYILLISLIFCFLCSLLFIGRPNSVTCILQQTTFGVTFTIAVSAVLAKTVTAVMVFKFTSPGRTMRWLLVSRAPNIIIPICTLIQVILCAIWLGTSPPFIDTDAHSEHGLIIILCNKGSLTAFYCVLGFLASLALASFTVAFLARNLPDIFNEAKFLTFSMLVFCSVWLTFLPVYHSAKGKLMVAIEVFSILTSSAGLLGCIFAPKCYIILLRPDRNVLHALRNKMHIGKNNPS